A part of Bacillus rossius redtenbacheri isolate Brsri chromosome 1, Brsri_v3, whole genome shotgun sequence genomic DNA contains:
- the LOC134528360 gene encoding pro-resilin-like: MKLCVAIVCAVASIASARPEPPVNQYLPPAGNYATAREDSFAPPPTALSSTYGAPASAYSSPSSTYGAPASAYSSPSSTYGAPASAYSSPSSTYGAPASAYSSPSSTYGTPAAASRSTSSFSRGSSKSLSRAGGLSRSYGAPAVTRTNVIYSNALASTYGAPAAQYAVPLPVYGVPGYARYNPAEDDLSEPANYQFSYGVQDAESGSEFGHLESRQGDATWGSYNVLLPDGRKQIVEYEADQAGFRPMIRYEEPLAGYGRGAGGPY, from the exons ATGAAG TTGTGCGTCGCTATCGTGTGCGCCGTGGCTTCCATTGCCTCGGCCCGACCCGAGCCCCCGGTCAACCAGTACTTGCCGCCTGCGGGCAACTACGCCACTGCCAGGGAGGACTCCTTCGCCCCGCCCCCAACTGCGCTGTCTTCCACCTACGGCGCCCCTGCTAGCGCGTACTCCTCCCCTTCCTCCACCTACGGCGCCCCTGCTAGCGCGTACTCCTCCCCTTCCTCCACCTACGGCGCCCCTGCTAGCGCGTACTCCTCTCCTTCCTCCACCTATGGCGCCCCTGCTAGCGCGTACTCCTCTCCTTCCTCCACCTACGGTACTCCTGCCGCGGCCTCCAGGTCGACTTCCAGCTTCTCCAGAGGTTCCAGCAAGTCTCTCTCCAGGGCTGGAGGTCTCTCGCGTTCCTATGGTGCCCCAGCTGTCACCAGAACCAATGTCATCTACAGCAATGCTCTAGCGTCCACGTACGGCGCACCTGCTGCCCAGTATGCGGTGCCCTTGCCCGTGTATGGAGTCCCTGGATATGCTAGATACAACCCTGCTGAAGACGATCTGTCT GAGCCGGCCAACTACCAGTTCTCGTACGGAGTGCAGGACGCCGAGTCGGGCAGCGAGTTCGGCCACCTGGAGAGCAGGCAGGGGGACGCCACCTGGGGCTCGTACAACGTGCTGCTGCCCGACGGCCGCAAGCAGATCGTGGAGTACGAGGCCGACCAGGCGGGCTTCCGCCCCATGATCCGCTACGAGGAGCCCCTGGCCGGCTACGGCCGGGGGGCGGGCGGTCCCTACTAG